A stretch of Microbacterium sp. LWH3-1.2 DNA encodes these proteins:
- a CDS encoding D-arabinono-1,4-lactone oxidase: protein MTRPGAVWRNWSRTESVRPQRMEFPRTVAAVQRAVVTAAAQHMPIKAVGSGHSFTGVAVAPGALLELRDLSGLVSVDVDRARVTLLAGTRLHEIPSLLAPFGLAMENLGDIDRQSIAGAISTGTHGTGERFTGIAGQVVGATLVTAAGDLFSVSEDENPELVPAVALGLGALGILVEVTLQCVPAFVLHAVEQSEDLAEVLGALDERAAAADHFEFYWFPHTDRAMTKTNMRLPESAPRHPLPAVGKWIDDTLVGTGAHQVACAAGATIPALVPPINRLSAKIWGNREFTDASARVFATHRSVRFREMEYAVPVENLRPAFESMRALIDERGWRIGFPIEVRVAAADDRWLSTAYGRDSGYIAVHRYWREDPTEYFEGVEEIMLGFDGRPHWGKMHTLGADQLRARYPRFDDFVALRDRLDPERLFRNPYLDRVLGG from the coding sequence GTGACCCGCCCGGGAGCGGTGTGGCGCAACTGGAGCCGCACGGAGTCGGTGCGCCCGCAGCGCATGGAGTTCCCCCGCACCGTCGCGGCGGTGCAGCGCGCCGTCGTGACTGCGGCGGCGCAGCACATGCCGATCAAGGCGGTCGGTTCCGGTCACAGCTTCACCGGCGTCGCGGTGGCGCCCGGCGCGCTGCTGGAGCTCCGCGACCTCAGCGGGCTCGTCTCGGTCGACGTCGACCGCGCCCGGGTGACGCTTCTCGCGGGCACGCGCCTGCACGAGATCCCGTCGCTCCTCGCCCCGTTCGGCCTCGCGATGGAGAACCTCGGCGACATCGACCGTCAGTCCATCGCCGGGGCGATCTCCACCGGTACGCATGGCACGGGGGAGCGGTTCACCGGCATCGCGGGCCAGGTCGTCGGCGCGACCCTGGTCACCGCGGCCGGCGACCTGTTCAGCGTGAGCGAGGATGAGAATCCCGAGCTGGTACCGGCGGTCGCTCTCGGGCTCGGCGCCCTCGGCATCCTCGTCGAGGTCACACTGCAGTGCGTGCCGGCGTTCGTCCTGCACGCCGTCGAGCAGTCCGAGGATCTCGCCGAGGTCCTCGGTGCGCTCGACGAACGCGCGGCGGCGGCCGATCACTTCGAGTTCTACTGGTTCCCGCACACCGACCGAGCGATGACCAAGACCAACATGCGGCTCCCCGAGAGCGCGCCGCGGCATCCGCTTCCCGCTGTCGGCAAGTGGATCGACGACACGCTCGTCGGCACCGGCGCCCACCAGGTCGCCTGCGCGGCCGGCGCGACGATCCCGGCCCTGGTGCCGCCGATCAACCGGCTCTCGGCGAAGATCTGGGGCAATCGGGAGTTCACGGATGCCTCGGCCCGCGTCTTCGCGACCCACCGGTCGGTGCGGTTCCGCGAGATGGAGTACGCGGTGCCGGTGGAGAACCTGCGGCCCGCGTTCGAATCGATGCGCGCCTTGATCGACGAGCGCGGCTGGCGGATCGGCTTCCCGATCGAAGTGCGGGTCGCGGCCGCCGACGATCGGTGGCTGTCGACGGCCTACGGCCGCGATTCCGGGTACATCGCGGTGCACCGGTACTGGCGGGAGGACCCGACGGAGTACTTCGAGGGGGTCGAGGAGATCATGCTCGGCTTCGACGGTCGACCTCACTGGGGGAAGATGCACACCCTCGGTGCCGACCAGCTGCGGGCGCGCTACCCGCGCTTCGACGACTTCGTCGCACTGCGCGACCGCCTCGACCCGGAGCGGCTGTTCCGCAACCCGTATCTCGATCGCGTGCTCGGTGGGTAA
- a CDS encoding isoprenyl transferase has translation MVRGETNEGRGPLYRLYINRLRRRLDPASVPRHLAMMIDGNRRWARQLGYDSAAHGHRAGAAKMKEFLRWCDDVGIRVVSLYLLSNDNLRKRDSRELSDLIEIIAELADELSHERDWRVKHVGRADALPEDLRRVLAEVEARTKDNIGMHVNLAVGYGGRGEIVDAVRSIIAQHDERGGSLEELAASLTPEQIGEHLYTGGQPDPDLVIRTSGEQRLSDFLLWQSAHSEFYFVEALGPDLREVDFLRAIRDFASRDRRYGG, from the coding sequence GTGGTGCGCGGCGAGACGAACGAGGGCAGGGGGCCCCTCTATCGGCTCTACATCAACCGCCTGCGTCGTCGCCTGGATCCGGCATCCGTCCCACGACACCTCGCGATGATGATCGACGGCAACCGCCGGTGGGCCAGGCAGCTCGGCTACGACTCCGCCGCGCACGGCCACCGCGCGGGCGCGGCGAAGATGAAGGAGTTCCTCCGCTGGTGCGACGACGTGGGAATCCGCGTCGTGTCGCTGTACCTGCTGTCGAACGATAACCTGCGAAAGCGCGACTCGCGGGAGCTGTCGGACCTCATCGAGATCATCGCCGAACTCGCCGACGAGCTCTCGCATGAGCGCGACTGGCGCGTGAAGCACGTGGGCAGGGCCGACGCACTGCCCGAGGATCTCAGGAGGGTGCTCGCCGAGGTCGAGGCCCGCACGAAGGACAACATCGGTATGCACGTCAACCTCGCCGTCGGCTACGGCGGCCGGGGCGAGATCGTGGACGCCGTGCGCAGCATCATCGCCCAGCACGACGAGCGCGGCGGCTCCCTGGAGGAGCTGGCCGCGAGCCTCACCCCCGAGCAGATCGGCGAACACCTGTACACCGGTGGGCAGCCCGACCCTGACCTCGTCATCCGCACGTCGGGGGAGCAGCGGCTCAGCGACTTCCTGCTCTGGCAGTCGGCCCACTCTGAGTTCTACTTCGTCGAGGCCCTCGGCCCGGATCTGCGCGAGGTGGACTTCCTTCGCGCGATCCGCGACTTCGCCTCGCGGGACCGCCGATACGGCGGTTGA
- a CDS encoding aminotransferase class V-fold PLP-dependent enzyme, whose protein sequence is MTDLDSYLASFDGEPGYLDWAAFGPLSPAVRSEAQGDTELLGSGRRTSIALVADHVRGARELVAELIGTDASQVALQPSTTYGLMHAIYGLAGGLMLGRGEFPSLTVAAARASEAFGSVQLQWVEPADGFMTPDAIRSAVSDDTRAVAVSLVDFRTGYRTDLSAIREVIGDRLLIVDAIQGFGMVDADYLAADVVCGHGYKWLRAGRGTGFAWFGERALERIAPVLSGFAGVDGDLPVDAVPAPAASAQAFSVSGIDTLAAARLATALREVVEVGVADIESVLAERAADVMFLADRYEVPVITPREPERRAGIVTLAPAPQDAAPLAASLANHGLTVTARAGRIRVAPHVGTGADTLRLFGDALAAFSSARVW, encoded by the coding sequence GTGACGGATCTGGACTCATATCTGGCGTCGTTCGACGGGGAACCGGGGTATCTGGACTGGGCCGCTTTCGGGCCGCTCTCGCCCGCCGTCCGCAGCGAGGCGCAGGGCGACACCGAGCTGCTGGGCTCCGGCCGGCGCACGAGCATCGCGCTCGTCGCCGACCACGTGCGCGGGGCCCGCGAGCTGGTCGCCGAACTGATCGGGACGGATGCCTCGCAGGTGGCGCTGCAGCCGTCCACCACCTACGGACTGATGCACGCGATCTACGGGCTCGCCGGCGGGCTCATGCTGGGTCGCGGCGAGTTCCCCAGCCTCACCGTCGCGGCCGCACGCGCGTCGGAGGCATTCGGATCGGTGCAGCTGCAGTGGGTGGAGCCGGCCGACGGGTTCATGACGCCCGACGCGATCCGCTCCGCCGTCTCCGACGACACCCGCGCCGTCGCGGTCAGCCTCGTCGACTTCCGCACCGGGTACCGCACCGACCTGTCGGCGATCCGAGAGGTGATCGGCGACCGCCTGCTCATCGTCGACGCCATCCAGGGCTTCGGCATGGTCGATGCCGACTACCTCGCCGCCGACGTCGTGTGCGGGCATGGATACAAGTGGCTGCGCGCCGGCCGGGGGACCGGATTCGCCTGGTTCGGCGAGCGGGCGCTCGAGCGGATCGCCCCCGTGCTCTCCGGCTTCGCGGGCGTCGACGGCGACCTGCCCGTCGACGCCGTGCCCGCCCCGGCAGCGTCGGCTCAGGCGTTCTCCGTCTCGGGGATCGACACCCTCGCCGCCGCGCGCCTCGCCACGGCGCTGCGAGAAGTGGTGGAGGTGGGCGTCGCCGATATCGAGTCGGTGCTGGCCGAGCGGGCCGCCGACGTCATGTTCTTGGCGGATCGCTACGAGGTGCCGGTGATCACCCCGCGCGAGCCCGAGCGCCGCGCCGGCATCGTGACGCTGGCACCCGCCCCGCAGGACGCCGCCCCCCTGGCCGCGTCCCTTGCGAACCATGGCCTCACCGTCACCGCGCGGGCCGGCCGCATCCGGGTCGCACCCCACGTCGGCACCGGCGCCGACACGCTGCGTCTGTTCGGCGACGCGCTCGCCGCCTTCTCGTCGGCACGGGTCTGGTGA
- a CDS encoding LemA family protein: MEWLIPVLIVLALVVIVGIYLWATYNSLVQLNVRVDEAWSDITVQLKRRADLLPNLIEAVKGYAAHEKAVFENVTRARAETLSASGPAEAGVAEGHLQQALKSLFAVAEAYPQLQASQNFLQLQQSIVDTEDKIQASRRFYNGGVRELNTKIKVFPNNLFARNLGFHEREFFEVIDGAAISEPPRVQF, from the coding sequence ATGGAATGGCTGATCCCAGTCCTGATCGTGTTGGCGCTCGTCGTCATCGTCGGCATCTATCTCTGGGCGACCTACAATTCGCTCGTCCAGCTGAATGTGCGGGTGGATGAGGCGTGGAGCGACATCACCGTGCAGCTCAAGCGTCGGGCCGATCTGCTTCCGAACCTCATCGAGGCCGTGAAGGGCTACGCCGCCCACGAGAAGGCCGTCTTCGAGAACGTCACGAGAGCGCGTGCCGAGACGCTGTCGGCATCGGGGCCCGCTGAGGCCGGCGTCGCCGAGGGGCACCTTCAGCAGGCGCTGAAGTCGCTGTTCGCGGTCGCCGAGGCCTATCCGCAGCTGCAGGCGAGCCAGAACTTCCTGCAGCTGCAGCAGTCGATCGTCGATACCGAAGACAAGATCCAGGCGTCGCGCCGGTTCTACAACGGCGGTGTGCGCGAGCTCAACACGAAGATCAAGGTCTTCCCGAACAACCTGTTCGCGCGCAACCTCGGCTTCCATGAGCGCGAGTTCTTCGAGGTCATCGATGGCGCCGCGATCTCGGAGCCGCCGCGCGTGCAGTTCTGA
- the greA gene encoding transcription elongation factor GreA: protein MSTDAPVTFLTQDAYDRLAAELEHLSTTGREEIAKRIEAAREEGDLKENGGYHAAKDEQGKQEARIRTLQHLLKTATVSEAPESSGVVEPGTVITAIVAGGEEVFLLGNREIAVGSELDVYSEASPLGVAILGRKEGEKTSYTAPNGREIAVEIVKVETYNGQ from the coding sequence GTGTCCACCGACGCCCCCGTGACCTTCCTCACCCAGGACGCCTACGATCGCCTGGCCGCCGAACTCGAGCACCTCTCGACCACCGGCCGCGAGGAGATCGCCAAGCGCATCGAGGCCGCGCGCGAAGAAGGCGACCTCAAGGAGAACGGCGGCTACCACGCCGCCAAGGACGAGCAGGGCAAGCAGGAGGCGCGCATCCGCACGCTTCAGCACCTGCTCAAGACCGCGACCGTCAGCGAGGCGCCCGAGAGCAGCGGTGTCGTCGAACCCGGCACCGTCATCACCGCGATCGTGGCGGGCGGCGAAGAGGTCTTCCTGCTCGGCAACCGCGAGATCGCCGTCGGCTCCGAACTCGATGTCTACAGCGAGGCCTCGCCCCTGGGCGTGGCGATCCTCGGCCGCAAGGAGGGCGAGAAGACCTCGTACACCGCGCCCAACGGCCGCGAGATCGCTGTCGAGATCGTCAAGGTCGAGACCTACAACGGTCAGTGA
- the trhA gene encoding PAQR family membrane homeostasis protein TrhA has translation MSRRRSIPRAPEVPVLPLMDAAAVDAATHDLKPSWRGWIHAATFPIAIAAGIVLIVLAQGAPAKWASAVFMATSLLLFGNSALYHRFDWKPKTKAILKRIDHANILLLIAGTYTPIAVLALPPQQGALLLVLVWSGALLGILFRIFWINAPRWLYVALYLLLGWAAVMYIVPLFQASAAMMVLVAVGGILYTVGAVIYALKRPNPWPGHFGFHEIFHVCTVLAFLCHWTACLIIALHPYSPSLGLPG, from the coding sequence ATGAGCCGCCGTCGCAGCATCCCCCGGGCCCCCGAGGTCCCCGTACTGCCGCTGATGGATGCCGCGGCGGTCGACGCCGCGACGCACGATCTCAAGCCCAGCTGGCGCGGCTGGATCCACGCGGCGACCTTCCCCATCGCGATCGCGGCAGGCATCGTGCTCATCGTGCTCGCGCAGGGCGCTCCGGCCAAATGGGCGTCCGCGGTGTTCATGGCCACGTCGCTCCTGCTGTTCGGCAATTCCGCGCTCTACCACCGGTTCGACTGGAAGCCGAAGACCAAGGCGATCCTGAAGCGCATCGACCACGCGAACATCCTGCTGCTGATCGCCGGCACCTACACCCCGATCGCGGTGCTCGCGCTGCCGCCGCAGCAGGGAGCGCTGCTGCTGGTCCTCGTCTGGAGCGGCGCCCTCCTCGGCATCCTCTTCCGCATCTTCTGGATCAACGCCCCGCGCTGGCTCTACGTCGCCCTGTATCTCCTCCTCGGATGGGCGGCGGTCATGTACATCGTGCCGCTGTTCCAGGCCAGCGCGGCCATGATGGTTCTCGTGGCCGTGGGCGGCATCCTCTACACGGTCGGCGCGGTCATCTATGCGCTGAAGCGCCCGAATCCGTGGCCCGGCCACTTCGGGTTCCACGAGATCTTCCACGTGTGCACCGTGCTGGCGTTCCTCTGCCACTGGACGGCGTGCCTCATCATCGCGCTGCACCCGTACTCTCCGTCGCTGGGGCTCCCGGGCTGA
- a CDS encoding winged helix-turn-helix domain-containing protein — protein sequence MKSSLSAAEARRVALAAQGFGRPRPSAAGTRQLNGALARMATLQIDSVNVFARSHYMPLFSRVGAYDTAALDRLLFAHRSPYVEYWAHVAAFIPAEDWGLFDFRMQALRAKYGSKPGGWFDANRDIVDWVRAELAARGPLRPAQIEHDAKESARGPWWDWDVVKRALEYMWMFGEVAIAGRRGFERRYGLAEQVIPRHVLEAPIPRDEAVRELVRRAARAYGVASAADIADYWRIADRTAVTTALGDLVDAGELHPVTVEGWTAAGRPAKAWLHADAVVPRKVDASAILTPFDPVVWFRDRAERLFDFEYRIEIYTPAPRRRFGYYSLPVLIGDDVVGRVDLKADRAASTLLVQSAWWEHGRPADAAPRLADELRLAAAWQGLESISISRWGDATEDLARVMPATARHDAGPAEPMPLASDEPVSDARDLDVAELTG from the coding sequence GTGAAGTCCTCACTCAGCGCCGCCGAAGCGCGCCGCGTGGCACTGGCCGCCCAGGGATTCGGACGGCCCCGCCCGTCCGCGGCCGGCACCCGGCAGCTCAACGGCGCGCTCGCGCGCATGGCGACGCTGCAGATCGACTCGGTCAACGTCTTCGCCCGTTCCCACTACATGCCGCTGTTCTCGCGCGTCGGCGCCTACGACACCGCCGCGCTCGACCGTCTGCTGTTCGCCCACCGCTCCCCGTACGTCGAGTACTGGGCGCACGTGGCCGCGTTCATCCCCGCCGAAGACTGGGGGCTGTTCGACTTCCGCATGCAGGCGCTGCGTGCGAAGTACGGCAGCAAGCCCGGTGGCTGGTTCGACGCGAATCGCGACATCGTCGACTGGGTGCGCGCCGAGCTCGCCGCCCGCGGCCCGCTGCGCCCGGCGCAGATCGAGCACGACGCAAAGGAGAGCGCACGGGGTCCCTGGTGGGACTGGGATGTCGTCAAGCGGGCGCTCGAGTACATGTGGATGTTCGGAGAGGTGGCTATCGCGGGTCGCCGCGGCTTCGAGCGGCGGTACGGCCTCGCCGAGCAGGTGATCCCCCGCCATGTGCTCGAGGCGCCGATCCCCCGTGACGAGGCCGTGCGGGAGCTCGTGAGACGCGCGGCGCGCGCCTACGGTGTCGCCAGCGCCGCGGACATCGCCGACTACTGGCGCATCGCCGACCGCACAGCCGTGACGACGGCCCTCGGAGACCTCGTCGACGCCGGCGAACTGCACCCGGTGACCGTCGAGGGATGGACCGCCGCGGGGCGCCCGGCGAAGGCATGGCTGCATGCCGACGCCGTCGTTCCGCGAAAGGTGGACGCCTCGGCGATCCTGACGCCGTTCGATCCGGTGGTGTGGTTCCGCGACCGCGCCGAGCGGCTCTTCGACTTCGAGTACCGCATCGAGATCTACACTCCCGCGCCGCGGCGCCGGTTCGGCTACTACTCGCTGCCCGTCCTCATCGGCGACGATGTCGTCGGCCGCGTCGACCTCAAGGCCGACCGCGCGGCCTCGACGCTGCTCGTCCAGTCAGCGTGGTGGGAGCACGGCAGGCCCGCCGACGCCGCACCCCGCCTCGCAGACGAGCTTCGGCTCGCCGCCGCCTGGCAGGGGCTCGAGTCGATCTCGATCTCCCGCTGGGGTGACGCGACCGAGGACCTCGCACGCGTGATGCCCGCGACGGCGCGTCACGACGCGGGTCCGGCGGAGCCGATGCCTCTCGCCTCGGACGAACCCGTGTCGGACGCGCGCGACCTCGACGTCGCAGAGCTGACCGGCTGA
- the ilvA gene encoding threonine ammonia-lyase: MSSADQVSEAAATAASHTSAVPTLADFEDAAATLEGVISHTPLDASQHLTDVLGVPVHLKLENLQRTGSFKIRGATYRLSRLTAEERARGVVAASAGNHAQGVALAAKALGIHATIFMPLGVPVPKLLATRGYGADVVLEGATVETPLRLAAEFAERTGAVFIHPFDHHDVIAGQGTLGLELMDELPDLDTIVLGIGGGGLVAGVAAAVKARAAAEGRTVRVIGVQAENSAAYPASLQAGHPLEVPTSPTIADGIAVARPGDLPFEIVRDLVDEVVTVSEDDIARALLVLLERAKQVVEPAGAVGVAAILAGKVVATGPTVTVLSGGNIDPLLLQRVVAHGLAASGRYMTLRIPLPDRPGQLARVSELLAIAGANVIEVLHTRHGQGIQISEVILQLSVETRGEEHRAHVISVLEDAGYAPTVVPD, from the coding sequence ATGTCATCCGCCGACCAGGTGTCCGAGGCCGCCGCCACTGCGGCGTCGCACACGTCGGCCGTGCCGACGCTCGCCGACTTCGAGGATGCTGCGGCCACCCTCGAGGGGGTCATCTCGCACACGCCGCTCGACGCCTCTCAGCACCTGACGGACGTCCTCGGCGTGCCGGTGCATCTCAAGCTCGAGAACCTGCAGCGCACTGGGTCGTTCAAGATCCGCGGCGCGACCTACCGCCTCTCACGCCTGACCGCAGAGGAACGCGCGCGGGGCGTCGTCGCGGCCTCCGCCGGCAACCACGCCCAGGGCGTGGCGCTCGCGGCCAAGGCTCTCGGCATCCACGCGACGATCTTCATGCCCCTCGGCGTACCGGTGCCCAAGCTCCTCGCCACGCGGGGGTACGGCGCCGACGTCGTCTTGGAGGGCGCCACGGTCGAGACGCCGCTGCGACTCGCGGCGGAGTTCGCCGAGCGCACGGGCGCCGTCTTCATCCACCCGTTCGACCACCACGACGTCATCGCCGGTCAAGGGACGCTGGGCCTCGAGCTCATGGACGAGCTGCCCGACCTCGACACGATCGTCCTCGGCATCGGCGGGGGCGGACTGGTCGCCGGCGTCGCTGCGGCCGTCAAGGCCCGTGCCGCGGCGGAGGGCCGCACGGTGCGCGTGATCGGGGTGCAAGCGGAGAATTCCGCGGCTTATCCGGCGTCGCTTCAGGCGGGGCATCCGCTGGAGGTCCCCACGTCGCCGACGATCGCCGACGGCATCGCGGTGGCCCGGCCGGGAGACCTGCCCTTCGAGATCGTCCGCGACCTCGTCGACGAGGTCGTGACGGTGAGCGAGGACGACATCGCCCGCGCCCTCCTCGTGCTGCTCGAGCGTGCCAAGCAGGTGGTGGAGCCGGCAGGCGCCGTGGGCGTGGCGGCGATCCTGGCGGGCAAGGTCGTCGCGACCGGCCCGACGGTGACGGTTCTCTCGGGCGGCAATATCGACCCGCTGCTGCTGCAGCGCGTCGTCGCGCATGGCCTCGCGGCATCCGGTCGATATATGACGCTGCGCATCCCGCTGCCGGATCGTCCCGGCCAGCTCGCGCGGGTGTCAGAGCTGCTGGCGATCGCCGGCGCGAACGTCATCGAGGTGCTGCACACACGCCACGGCCAGGGGATCCAGATCAGCGAGGTGATCCTGCAGCTCAGCGTCGAGACGCGCGGCGAGGAGCACCGCGCGCACGTCATCTCCGTGCTCGAGGACGCGGGCTACGCGCCCACGGTCGTTCCGGACTAG
- a CDS encoding DNA glycosylase AlkZ-like family protein yields the protein MVHRLSREDACRIALRGQLLTAERPAGIVETIDALTVVNIEPTAAIAPSADLILWSRLGWPYQPADLERLFEEDRAIFEWGGFYRAMTDLALLIPEMRRRPESAQAREWLAANDVFRREVLARLRAEGPLRAAEIPDTAQVSWRSSGWTNNRNSMQLLEMLVLCGDVAVSSRDAGGRLFDVAERVYPSDVPQLTAEDAARERAERRLATLGIARVKSVAQPFEPIDVGEIGEEAEVEGVDGSWRVDPGAPAGADAFVGRTALLSPFDRAVFDRRRLEELFGYEYVLEMYKPAGKRRWGYFALPILHGDRFVGKLDAKADRKAGVLRVHAVHEDERFTEEVRESVEAEIQDLARWLGLEVAGPGA from the coding sequence ATGGTCCATCGACTCAGCCGCGAGGACGCCTGCCGCATCGCGCTGCGCGGGCAGTTGCTGACCGCTGAGAGGCCCGCGGGCATCGTCGAGACGATCGACGCGCTGACGGTCGTCAACATCGAGCCGACCGCGGCGATCGCCCCGAGCGCGGACCTCATCCTGTGGAGTCGACTCGGATGGCCGTATCAGCCGGCCGACCTCGAGCGCCTGTTCGAGGAGGACCGCGCGATCTTCGAGTGGGGCGGTTTCTATCGCGCCATGACCGATCTCGCCCTTCTCATTCCCGAGATGAGGCGCCGCCCCGAGTCGGCGCAGGCGCGGGAGTGGCTCGCCGCGAACGACGTGTTCCGTCGGGAGGTGCTCGCGCGGCTGCGTGCCGAAGGCCCGTTGCGGGCCGCCGAGATCCCTGACACGGCGCAGGTGTCGTGGCGGTCGTCGGGCTGGACGAACAACCGCAACTCGATGCAGCTCCTCGAGATGCTCGTGCTGTGCGGCGATGTGGCGGTCTCGTCACGGGATGCTGGGGGCCGCCTGTTCGACGTCGCCGAGCGCGTGTACCCGTCCGACGTGCCGCAACTGACCGCAGAGGACGCCGCCCGCGAGCGTGCGGAGCGCCGACTGGCAACGCTGGGGATAGCCCGGGTCAAGAGCGTCGCACAGCCCTTCGAGCCGATCGACGTCGGCGAGATCGGTGAGGAGGCGGAGGTCGAGGGCGTCGACGGCTCGTGGCGGGTCGATCCCGGCGCCCCGGCCGGCGCTGACGCGTTCGTCGGTCGCACGGCGCTGCTGTCACCCTTCGACCGTGCCGTGTTCGACCGGCGCCGGCTCGAGGAGCTGTTCGGCTACGAGTACGTACTCGAGATGTACAAGCCCGCGGGGAAGCGCCGGTGGGGCTATTTCGCGCTGCCGATCCTCCACGGGGACCGATTCGTCGGCAAGCTCGACGCCAAGGCCGATCGCAAGGCGGGTGTGCTCCGCGTGCACGCCGTCCACGAGGACGAGCGGTTCACCGAGGAGGTAAGGGAGTCGGTGGAGGCCGAGATCCAGGATCTCGCGCGCTGGCTGGGGCTCGAGGTGGCCGGCCCGGGCGCCTGA
- a CDS encoding AI-2E family transporter: protein MSGSDEKPRGSLFDAVRDRSRVVSTETSASVPRGLRVATAYSWRLIVVAAAIGVGVWLVIQLKLLVIPLLIAILITALLWPAFAWMLRRRVPRWLAIVICVVGTIAIVTGLLWLVVWQIMQQWDSVQASTVAAIERFRQYLIDGPLHLSEDQIDDLLAQGWAFVQQQAELLWSGALAIGSTIGHVVTGAVLAFFILLCLLADGTGIWRWTLRLFPKKARPAADGAGRAGWITVVNYARTQLLVATIDAIGIGLGAALLGVPLAIPVAVLVFLGAFVPIVGAVVTGTVAVFLALVYNGPWIALWMLVVVLGVQQLEGHVLQPLLMGSAVKVHPLAVVLVVAGGAMIAGIPGALFAVPLAAFVNVVAVYLAQRAWETGARPTGDLIWSTVPRQRRVRS, encoded by the coding sequence ATGAGCGGCTCCGACGAAAAGCCCCGCGGCTCCCTCTTCGACGCCGTCCGCGACCGCAGCCGGGTCGTCTCCACCGAGACGTCTGCTTCGGTGCCGCGTGGCCTCAGAGTCGCCACCGCTTACTCGTGGCGTCTGATCGTCGTCGCGGCGGCGATCGGCGTCGGCGTGTGGCTCGTGATCCAGCTGAAGCTGCTCGTGATCCCGCTCCTGATCGCGATCCTCATCACCGCCCTCCTGTGGCCGGCGTTCGCGTGGATGCTCCGACGTCGCGTGCCGCGCTGGCTGGCCATCGTCATCTGCGTGGTGGGCACCATCGCGATCGTCACGGGACTGCTGTGGCTCGTCGTGTGGCAGATCATGCAGCAGTGGGATTCGGTGCAGGCGAGCACGGTGGCCGCGATCGAGCGGTTCCGGCAGTATCTGATCGACGGCCCGCTGCACCTCAGCGAGGATCAGATCGACGACCTGCTCGCGCAGGGCTGGGCATTCGTGCAGCAGCAGGCCGAGCTGCTGTGGTCGGGGGCGCTCGCCATCGGGTCCACGATCGGCCACGTCGTCACCGGCGCGGTGCTCGCGTTCTTCATCCTGCTGTGCCTGCTCGCCGACGGTACGGGCATCTGGCGCTGGACCCTGCGGCTGTTCCCGAAGAAGGCGCGCCCCGCCGCCGACGGCGCCGGCCGAGCCGGTTGGATCACCGTCGTCAACTACGCGCGCACGCAGCTGCTGGTTGCGACCATCGACGCCATCGGAATCGGCCTCGGTGCAGCCCTGCTCGGAGTGCCCCTCGCGATCCCCGTCGCCGTCCTGGTCTTCCTCGGCGCGTTCGTCCCGATCGTCGGTGCGGTCGTCACGGGAACGGTCGCGGTCTTCCTCGCGCTCGTCTACAACGGTCCGTGGATCGCGCTCTGGATGCTCGTGGTCGTCCTCGGGGTGCAGCAGCTGGAGGGGCACGTGCTCCAGCCGCTCCTCATGGGCTCGGCCGTCAAGGTCCACCCGCTCGCCGTCGTGCTCGTCGTGGCCGGCGGTGCCATGATCGCCGGCATTCCGGGCGCCCTCTTCGCCGTGCCGCTGGCCGCGTTCGTGAACGTCGTCGCGGTCTACCTTGCCCAACGCGCGTGGGAGACCGGCGCCAGACCCACCGGGGATCTCATCTGGAGCACCGTTCCCCGGCAGAGGAGAGTCCGTTCGTGA
- a CDS encoding DUF4307 domain-containing protein produces the protein MTTQDMLDERYGRRRSPARGWLIGAGIAVTIGLVGLFGWFTVRGSLDSVDADTTSFEVVDEHSVMLGFQISSPPGAAVACAIEAQDQEHGVVGWRVVELPASELHARAFREAIPTTALATTGFVNSCWVLPG, from the coding sequence GTGACCACCCAGGACATGCTCGACGAGCGCTACGGCCGTCGCCGCTCCCCCGCGCGCGGGTGGCTCATCGGGGCCGGCATCGCCGTCACGATCGGCCTCGTGGGCCTCTTCGGCTGGTTCACGGTGCGCGGGTCGCTCGACTCCGTCGACGCCGACACGACCTCGTTCGAAGTCGTCGACGAGCACTCCGTGATGCTCGGATTCCAGATCAGCAGTCCGCCCGGGGCCGCGGTCGCCTGCGCGATCGAGGCGCAGGACCAGGAGCACGGCGTGGTGGGCTGGCGGGTCGTCGAACTGCCGGCATCCGAGCTCCACGCGCGCGCGTTCCGCGAGGCGATCCCGACGACTGCGCTCGCCACCACCGGCTTCGTCAACTCGTGCTGGGTGCTGCCCGGCTGA